The following proteins are co-located in the Pseudomonas sp. DY-1 genome:
- a CDS encoding zinc ribbon domain-containing protein: MMRYAWLSCRDSSHNPFAIYVTFNRYFRLEPLLSTNSNALHQFHSWVLARIVLALFDSLAEWKDSKNAFSTLVSEVPLDAIKVYVNRVERNLPLDPKSSEVAASLTIETVQNLISSARRLLGRKYTILLMDDAALTLAPDFLIEFLDIVRSLKSIDIAPKASVYPGTTEVSYKFHEGQDSISIPVWLCVEDPNYNEIMDDIAQARVSDFQNINASHREMLRFAAFGIPRAYLTMLEEYRRGGFRSSQQAINQIIQDHLDARNAEFRSLGKKVPKIESLVIAGEQVLNGIVAELKSFNGTIAAKKLKQLTYGVSELEMTAIVERMFNLLVEAGLIFENGTVKHGTPTRIYHRFIPHTAHLLTVRALGGSGAGGTINQTVEAIAFKSAKHPVRKSLKKVAHTVDLDGLTLSLPKCSSCDTRRLTDNQRFCHVCGQQLVDASTFSLCLETFISDVPGLTAWQKDQISQHLPLLKTLRDFLAKQDPAADLLTVRGFGRRRTAKIVDVLNGFADDFLS; this comes from the coding sequence ATGATGCGTTACGCCTGGCTTAGCTGCCGAGACAGTAGTCATAACCCTTTTGCCATCTATGTCACATTCAATAGATACTTTAGGCTGGAACCGTTACTTTCTACAAACTCCAATGCTCTACATCAGTTTCACTCTTGGGTTCTGGCCAGAATTGTTCTGGCCCTGTTTGACAGCTTAGCTGAGTGGAAGGATTCAAAGAATGCCTTCTCCACATTAGTAAGCGAAGTCCCACTCGATGCAATAAAAGTTTACGTCAATCGAGTGGAGCGAAATTTACCTCTGGACCCGAAGAGCTCTGAAGTTGCCGCAAGCTTGACCATAGAGACAGTGCAAAACTTGATCTCTAGTGCCCGACGCCTTCTTGGAAGGAAATATACGATCCTGCTGATGGATGATGCGGCCCTTACCTTGGCGCCAGATTTTTTAATTGAGTTCCTTGACATTGTAAGATCGCTTAAATCTATTGACATCGCACCCAAAGCGTCCGTATATCCAGGAACAACTGAAGTCAGCTATAAATTCCATGAAGGTCAAGATTCAATATCTATACCGGTTTGGCTCTGTGTTGAGGACCCAAACTATAATGAGATAATGGATGACATTGCTCAGGCTCGGGTCTCTGACTTCCAGAATATCAATGCCTCTCACAGAGAAATGCTTCGCTTTGCAGCGTTCGGCATTCCCCGCGCCTATCTGACAATGCTAGAAGAATATCGACGCGGAGGATTTCGCTCCAGTCAACAAGCGATCAATCAGATTATCCAGGACCACCTTGACGCGCGAAACGCTGAATTCAGGTCACTGGGCAAAAAAGTACCGAAAATCGAATCTCTCGTGATCGCTGGCGAGCAAGTCTTAAACGGGATTGTAGCGGAACTTAAATCATTCAACGGAACCATAGCAGCCAAAAAACTTAAACAGCTTACATACGGCGTCTCTGAGTTAGAAATGACCGCAATTGTAGAGCGAATGTTCAACCTCTTGGTTGAAGCAGGGCTGATTTTTGAAAATGGCACGGTAAAACATGGTACACCAACTAGGATTTACCATCGCTTTATTCCCCACACAGCACATCTATTAACGGTGCGAGCACTAGGTGGTAGTGGTGCGGGAGGGACTATCAACCAAACGGTTGAAGCCATCGCGTTTAAATCCGCAAAACACCCTGTACGAAAAAGTTTAAAGAAAGTCGCGCACACCGTTGACCTCGACGGGCTAACACTATCCCTTCCGAAGTGCAGTTCTTGCGATACTCGTCGCCTAACCGACAATCAACGCTTCTGCCATGTTTGCGGGCAGCAACTAGTTGATGCCTCGACATTCTCACTATGCCTTGAAACCTTTATCTCAGATGTTCCAGGGCTGACCGCCTGGCAGAAAGATCAAATCTCCC
- a CDS encoding N-6 DNA methylase: MESRTSDHLGRYYTRETVASLLISSMKLATPGTVIDLGAGDGALVTEAANQWAAERYLTVDIDEQANSGHLPKLRGPSFVHFTGDALDLKLGDRIGLGWSRACAAVCNPPYIRPIWQEHFGNILEEVGLSHVLPEAKSAPAGLLFVAQNLRLLKNGGKLGLILPDGLITGERFEPFRRALIENHSIEQVIELPRNIFRKTEAQAHIVILSKNETQRPTITSRKLELTGALSEALSIPSDEAISRIDFSHHAKCKRNYSSKKSKRKLGDLISSITRGSHNSSSRKSAVLPILHTTDLADYETDIPPGFLVSQPEAEALGGSYARKGDILVARVGRNLSRKIVLVKKGPILITDCFFSLTPKAAPEEVFRLLTSESGRSQLDRISQGVGARFITAARLLELEMD; the protein is encoded by the coding sequence ATGGAATCTAGAACCTCAGACCATCTCGGACGGTACTACACGCGAGAGACGGTCGCCTCACTTCTGATCAGCTCGATGAAGCTGGCTACGCCTGGGACTGTCATTGACTTAGGTGCCGGTGATGGCGCGCTAGTAACTGAAGCTGCGAACCAGTGGGCTGCAGAGCGCTACCTCACTGTAGATATCGACGAACAAGCAAATAGCGGTCATCTTCCGAAGCTTCGCGGACCTTCTTTTGTTCATTTCACAGGTGATGCACTCGACCTGAAGTTGGGCGATCGAATAGGACTTGGTTGGTCACGAGCCTGTGCGGCCGTGTGTAATCCACCATATATTCGCCCTATCTGGCAGGAACATTTCGGCAATATTCTTGAAGAGGTCGGCCTTAGTCATGTCCTCCCAGAAGCAAAAAGTGCCCCTGCCGGACTGTTATTTGTAGCACAGAACCTGCGCCTCCTTAAAAACGGGGGCAAGCTAGGACTAATTCTTCCAGACGGGTTGATTACTGGCGAAAGATTTGAGCCTTTTCGGCGCGCGCTTATTGAAAACCACTCAATAGAGCAAGTTATTGAGTTGCCACGAAACATTTTCCGAAAGACAGAAGCTCAGGCTCACATTGTCATACTTTCAAAAAACGAGACGCAAAGACCAACCATAACTAGTAGAAAACTAGAATTGACTGGTGCTCTTTCTGAAGCCTTAAGCATCCCATCCGATGAGGCCATTTCCAGGATCGACTTTAGTCATCACGCAAAATGCAAAAGAAATTATTCAAGTAAGAAATCAAAGCGGAAATTGGGTGATTTAATTTCTTCAATCACCCGAGGCAGTCATAACTCCAGCTCAAGGAAATCTGCAGTCCTGCCGATCCTTCATACAACAGACCTGGCAGATTATGAGACTGATATTCCTCCTGGTTTTTTGGTGTCGCAGCCTGAAGCGGAAGCACTAGGTGGCAGTTATGCTCGCAAGGGCGATATATTAGTCGCGCGCGTAGGGCGAAACCTAAGCAGAAAGATAGTTCTCGTAAAAAAAGGCCCAATCCTTATTACGGACTGCTTTTTTTCCCTAACTCCTAAGGCAGCTCCTGAAGAGGTCTTTCGGTTATTGACAAGCGAGTCAGGGCGCTCTCAGCTTGATAGAATTTCTCAGGGAGTAGGCGCCCGATTCATTACTGCCGCCCGACTTCTAGAATTGGAAATGGATTGA